The Hymenobacter oligotrophus genome has a window encoding:
- the pnuC gene encoding nicotinamide riboside transporter PnuC: MSWFELWTAVAGTNPIEWVAFATGLACVALAAIGTIWNFPVAIVSCAFYVVVFHRAQLYSDRNLQFVFIAMSLYGWYEWLRGGKNHSALVVTHTPLGEWPWLALAAAAYTGGFGYYLHQHTDASFPYLDSFTTAISLVAQYLLTRKRLENWLLWIGVDLIYVPMYWAKSLHATSGLYVLYLGLAAYGYWEWRRLMRQASLAELQPANPATR, from the coding sequence TTGTCGTGGTTTGAACTCTGGACGGCCGTAGCTGGCACCAACCCCATCGAGTGGGTGGCCTTTGCCACGGGCCTTGCCTGCGTGGCGCTGGCAGCAATTGGTACCATCTGGAACTTCCCGGTAGCTATTGTTAGCTGCGCGTTCTACGTAGTGGTGTTTCATCGGGCGCAGCTGTACTCCGACCGCAACCTGCAGTTCGTGTTCATTGCCATGAGCCTGTACGGGTGGTACGAATGGCTGCGCGGCGGCAAAAACCACTCGGCCTTGGTAGTTACCCATACGCCTTTGGGCGAGTGGCCGTGGCTAGCACTGGCTGCGGCAGCCTACACCGGCGGCTTCGGGTACTACTTGCACCAGCACACCGATGCCTCGTTTCCGTACCTCGACAGCTTTACCACGGCCATTAGCTTGGTTGCGCAATACTTGCTTACGCGCAAGCGCCTCGAAAACTGGCTGCTCTGGATTGGGGTTGACCTGATATACGTGCCGATGTACTGGGCCAAAAGCCTGCATGCTACCAGCGGCCTTTACGTGCTGTACCTAGGGCTGGCCGCCTACGGCTACTGGGAGTGGCGCCGCCTCATGCGCCAAGCCTCGCTTGCCGAACTGCAACCCGCTAACCCTGCCACCCGCTAA
- a CDS encoding GNAT family N-acetyltransferase — translation MAADIRRISAADTYPLRHLVLWPDKPLAYVHVPDDAAGHHFGAYYDGKLVSVVSLFVQGPEARFRKFATHPDWQRQGMGSALLRHLMAEAARLGASELWCDARQEATGFYQKFGFVTEGSTFSKGTVAYVRMRCALPPPVA, via the coding sequence ATGGCGGCCGATATCCGCCGCATTAGCGCTGCCGATACCTATCCGCTGCGGCACCTAGTGCTCTGGCCCGATAAGCCGCTGGCCTACGTGCACGTGCCCGACGATGCCGCGGGGCATCATTTCGGCGCTTACTACGATGGCAAGCTGGTAAGCGTAGTGTCGTTGTTTGTGCAGGGCCCGGAGGCGCGCTTCCGCAAGTTTGCTACCCACCCCGATTGGCAGCGGCAGGGCATGGGCTCGGCGTTGCTGCGACACCTTATGGCCGAGGCAGCGCGCCTAGGTGCCAGCGAGCTGTGGTGCGATGCCCGGCAAGAGGCAACCGGGTTCTACCAAAAGTTTGGGTTTGTAACCGAGGGCAGCACGTTCAGCAAGGGCACAGTAGCCTACGTGCGCATGCGCTGCGCGCTGCCGCCGCCTGTGGCCTAG
- a CDS encoding rhodanese-like domain-containing protein yields MSLPELTPEQLRDRMAAGETLHLVDVRQPEEYAYCRIEGSTLIPLGDLARRADEIEADEPVVLICHHGVRSMQALAYLQHRHGLTNLLNLRGGIHAWSLRVDPSVPVY; encoded by the coding sequence ATGTCGTTACCCGAACTCACGCCCGAACAGCTGCGCGACCGAATGGCCGCCGGCGAAACCCTGCACTTGGTAGATGTGCGCCAACCCGAGGAGTACGCCTACTGCCGCATCGAGGGCAGCACGCTTATTCCGCTGGGCGATTTAGCCCGCCGCGCCGACGAGATTGAAGCCGACGAGCCAGTGGTGCTGATTTGCCACCACGGCGTGCGCTCCATGCAAGCCCTGGCCTACCTGCAGCACCGCCACGGGCTCACCAATTTGCTCAACCTGCGCGGCGGCATTCACGCGTGGTCGCTCCGGGTCGATCCGTCGGTACCGGTGTATTAA
- a CDS encoding FRG domain-containing protein, translated as MENSENDIVVSSWEELQHTLFRDTWDGRIGRFRSPFVYRGVRSTNYNLSTSLQRLGGNYHELEHHLLRNFRKYAHDTTIPDKASVWDWLAVAQHHGLPTRLLDWTYSPYVALHFATDDLDSYHEDGVIWGLNYVKAAEYMPAPLREALWAEGSNVFTPDLLEPVCRNLRELADMQPEEPFLLFLEPPSLDARIVHQYALFALMSTPQACLDNWLEHHPELCYRIILPARLKWETRDKLDQANITERVLFPGLGGLSRWLHRHYSPAVSHDPRTKKLPGY; from the coding sequence GTGGAAAACTCCGAAAATGACATCGTGGTCAGCTCCTGGGAAGAGCTGCAGCACACCTTGTTTCGCGACACCTGGGATGGCCGCATCGGGCGGTTTCGGTCGCCGTTTGTGTACCGCGGGGTGCGCTCCACCAACTACAACCTCAGCACCAGCTTGCAGCGCCTAGGTGGCAACTACCACGAGCTGGAGCACCACCTGCTGCGCAACTTCCGCAAGTATGCCCACGATACCACCATTCCCGATAAGGCCTCGGTATGGGATTGGTTGGCCGTGGCACAGCACCACGGTTTGCCTACGCGCCTGCTCGACTGGACGTACTCGCCCTACGTGGCGCTGCACTTCGCCACCGACGACCTCGACTCGTACCACGAAGACGGAGTGATTTGGGGGCTGAACTACGTAAAGGCGGCCGAGTACATGCCTGCCCCGCTGCGCGAGGCGCTGTGGGCCGAGGGCTCCAACGTGTTCACGCCCGATTTGCTGGAGCCCGTGTGCCGCAACCTGCGCGAGCTGGCCGACATGCAGCCCGAAGAGCCCTTTTTGCTTTTTCTGGAGCCGCCTTCGCTCGACGCGCGCATTGTGCATCAGTACGCCTTGTTCGCCCTGATGTCGACGCCGCAAGCCTGCCTCGACAATTGGCTGGAGCACCACCCCGAACTGTGCTACAGGATTATTTTGCCGGCACGATTGAAGTGGGAAACCCGCGACAAGCTCGACCAAGCCAACATTACCGAACGCGTGCTTTTTCCGGGCCTAGGTGGCCTGAGTCGCTGGCTGCACCGGCATTACAGCCCCGCCGTTAGCCACGACCCGCGCACCAAAAAGCTGCCTGGCTACTAA
- a CDS encoding AAA family ATPase → MLRVALTGPESTGKTTLSQKLAEHYHTAWVPEYAREYLETRQLGLGYTLTDLEEIARGQLAAEDAAVAAAERCRRPVVFCDTELLVIKVWAEHAFGHCPDWILEEIEHRSYDLILLLGIDLPWEPDPLREHPHLRQYFYDLYRSELTERLSNFAEIGGTFERRVDQSCFLIDELLRSHGYVPAAQAPTDDL, encoded by the coding sequence ATGCTTCGCGTCGCGCTAACCGGACCCGAATCGACGGGCAAAACTACCCTTAGCCAAAAGCTAGCCGAGCATTACCACACCGCGTGGGTTCCCGAGTACGCCCGCGAGTACCTCGAAACGCGGCAGCTGGGCCTAGGCTATACACTAACTGACCTCGAGGAAATTGCCCGCGGCCAACTTGCCGCCGAGGATGCGGCCGTGGCTGCCGCCGAGCGCTGCCGCCGCCCCGTGGTGTTTTGCGATACCGAGCTGCTCGTGATAAAAGTGTGGGCCGAGCACGCCTTCGGCCACTGCCCCGATTGGATTCTGGAGGAAATCGAGCACCGCAGCTACGACCTCATTCTGTTACTGGGCATCGATTTGCCTTGGGAGCCCGACCCCTTGCGCGAGCACCCGCACCTGCGCCAGTATTTCTACGATCTGTACCGCAGCGAGCTGACGGAGCGCCTCTCCAACTTTGCCGAAATCGGCGGCACCTTCGAGCGCCGCGTCGATCAATCGTGTTTCTTGATTGACGAGCTGTTGCGCAGCCACGGGTACGTACCCGCTGCGCAAGCTCCCACCGACGACCTTTAA
- a CDS encoding DUF2490 domain-containing protein, which translates to MFTRFCAANLLAGLLLGCVGLHPALAQAPEGRVADNNRHLWLVYNGSVRLSERWGVATEAQVRRASFGRNPQQNLVRAALDYHVTKNLVLSAGYAYQKSFPYGNFPAAGRSPENRLYQQVVLRDTDGRVQTQHRYRLEQRWIRRPNDSDYTYSNRARYQLRLLLPLLGRRLEPGMPYLVASDELFIGFGNNVRNNIFDQNRLYGGVGYQASKLLTIEGGYLNQLVQQSSGRVFEHNHTLQLSVVFNLDLRPGTPAPVPAPAVGGASE; encoded by the coding sequence GTGTTTACTCGTTTTTGTGCCGCCAATTTGCTGGCCGGCTTGCTACTTGGTTGCGTAGGATTGCACCCCGCCCTGGCGCAGGCGCCCGAAGGCCGCGTGGCCGACAACAACCGGCACTTGTGGCTGGTGTACAACGGCAGCGTGCGGCTTTCGGAGCGATGGGGCGTGGCTACTGAAGCGCAAGTGCGGCGGGCCAGCTTTGGCCGCAACCCGCAGCAAAACCTCGTGCGCGCTGCCCTCGATTACCACGTAACCAAAAACCTGGTGCTCAGCGCGGGCTACGCTTACCAAAAGTCTTTTCCGTACGGCAACTTTCCGGCCGCCGGCCGCTCGCCTGAAAACCGCCTTTACCAGCAAGTAGTGCTGCGCGACACCGACGGCCGCGTGCAAACGCAGCACCGCTACCGCCTCGAGCAGCGCTGGATTCGGCGCCCCAACGATTCGGACTACACCTACTCCAACCGGGCCCGCTACCAGCTCCGGCTGCTGTTGCCCTTGCTGGGCCGCCGGCTGGAGCCTGGCATGCCCTACTTGGTGGCCTCCGACGAACTGTTCATCGGGTTCGGCAACAACGTGCGCAACAACATCTTCGACCAAAACCGCCTCTACGGCGGAGTTGGCTACCAGGCCAGCAAGTTGCTTACCATCGAGGGTGGCTACCTCAATCAATTGGTGCAGCAAAGCAGCGGGCGCGTGTTCGAGCACAACCACACGCTGCAGCTCTCGGTAGTGTTCAATCTCGATTTGCGCCCCGGCACACCCGCCCCCGTGCCCGCCCCGGCCGTGGGCGGCGCCTCGGAGTAG
- the hrpB gene encoding ATP-dependent helicase HrpB, producing MLLPNLPIQAALPELTAALQAHNRVVLQAPPGAGKTTLVPLALLEADWRQEGKILMLEPRRLAARAAATRMAQLLGEPVGQTVGYRVRLENKVSAQTRIEVVTEGILTRLVQDDPALEGIAAVLFDEFHERSLQADLGLALTLDAQSVLRPDLRLLVMSATLDAARLGTWLQAPVVSSEGRMHPVATHYLSPRRAAGLPNRPAERMAELTPATVRQALAEHEGDVLVFLPGLADQRRVSERLEPALPAEVDLHVLHGELPLDKQDAALRPAPVGRRKVVLATSIAETSLTIEGVRVVVDAGYARVPRFIPRTGLTTLETVPVSQAASDQRRGRAGRLGPGICYRLWTETDHDQLPAHLAPEILTADLSSLTLELALWGATDATALQWLDVPPAPALAQARELLVRLGALTPAGQPTAHGRELARLGLPPRLGHLVVRGRELGHGPTACALAALLAERDVLRATDGQPAPPDLRLRLEALQTGRAPLPGLVADAGGVRRVREAAQALRNRAGVKAADLEPDTAGLLAALAYPDRLGQREGGERLRLVTGQRVALPSEFFAADDTFFAAAYLDGTAAAPRAAMAAPLSRTEVEELFAEQIEEQSEVRFDATTGRVVARRLRRLGALVLSEANQPNPDAEAIAAALFEALKAADLRNLNWTEAAQQLRERLTFLHLHFPEEWPDVSDEALLADAAEWLAPHLAGLRSLGEVARLDVAELLLQRLPNGWAQRQELDRLAPSHLEVPSGSHVRIDYSEPAAPVLAVKLQEVFGLLDTPRIANGRVPLTMHLLSPAQRPVQVTRDLRSFWQSGYFEVRKDLRGRYPKHPWPDDPLTAVPTKLTKKRFEQSNGQ from the coding sequence GTGCTCCTCCCCAATTTGCCCATTCAGGCGGCGCTGCCCGAGCTTACGGCTGCGCTGCAAGCCCACAACCGCGTAGTATTGCAAGCGCCACCCGGCGCCGGCAAAACTACCTTGGTACCGCTGGCTTTGCTGGAGGCTGATTGGCGGCAGGAGGGAAAGATTCTGATGCTGGAGCCACGGCGCTTAGCCGCCCGGGCAGCCGCAACGCGCATGGCGCAGCTGCTGGGCGAGCCGGTGGGCCAAACCGTGGGATACCGCGTGCGCCTCGAAAACAAAGTATCGGCCCAAACGCGCATTGAGGTTGTAACCGAGGGCATTCTGACGCGCTTGGTGCAAGACGACCCGGCGCTGGAAGGCATTGCTGCCGTGCTCTTCGACGAATTTCACGAGCGCAGCCTACAGGCCGACCTAGGGCTGGCGCTTACGCTCGACGCCCAAAGCGTTTTGCGCCCCGATTTGCGCCTGCTCGTGATGTCGGCTACGCTCGATGCGGCCCGACTCGGCACGTGGTTGCAGGCGCCCGTGGTTAGCAGCGAAGGCCGCATGCACCCCGTGGCCACACACTACCTAAGCCCGCGCCGCGCCGCCGGGTTGCCCAACCGCCCCGCCGAGCGCATGGCCGAGCTTACACCTGCCACCGTGCGCCAGGCCTTGGCCGAGCACGAGGGCGACGTGCTGGTGTTCTTGCCGGGCCTCGCCGACCAACGCCGTGTAAGCGAACGGCTGGAGCCGGCCTTGCCGGCCGAGGTAGACTTGCACGTGCTGCACGGCGAGCTGCCGCTCGATAAGCAGGACGCCGCTCTGCGCCCCGCGCCCGTGGGCCGCCGCAAAGTGGTGCTGGCTACCAGCATTGCCGAAACCAGCCTCACCATTGAGGGGGTGCGCGTAGTGGTTGATGCTGGTTATGCGCGCGTACCCCGGTTTATTCCGCGTACGGGCCTCACCACGCTCGAAACCGTGCCCGTAAGTCAGGCCGCCTCCGACCAGCGCCGCGGCCGCGCCGGGCGCCTGGGTCCCGGCATCTGCTACCGCCTCTGGACGGAAACCGACCACGACCAGCTGCCGGCGCATCTGGCACCCGAAATTCTCACGGCCGACCTCAGCAGCCTTACGCTTGAGCTGGCCTTGTGGGGCGCCACCGATGCAACGGCCCTGCAATGGCTCGATGTACCGCCTGCCCCCGCCCTAGCGCAAGCCCGCGAGTTGCTGGTGCGCCTAGGTGCCCTTACCCCCGCGGGGCAGCCCACCGCCCACGGGCGCGAGTTGGCCCGCCTAGGTTTGCCGCCGCGCTTGGGGCACCTGGTAGTGCGCGGCCGCGAGCTGGGCCACGGCCCTACGGCATGTGCCCTGGCGGCCCTGCTGGCCGAACGCGACGTGCTGCGCGCCACCGATGGCCAACCCGCCCCGCCCGACTTGCGCCTACGCCTCGAAGCCTTACAAACCGGCCGTGCCCCGCTGCCCGGCCTCGTAGCCGATGCCGGCGGTGTGCGCCGCGTGCGCGAAGCCGCGCAGGCCTTGCGCAACCGGGCCGGCGTAAAAGCCGCCGACCTCGAGCCCGACACCGCAGGCCTGTTGGCTGCCCTCGCCTACCCCGACCGCCTGGGTCAGCGCGAAGGCGGCGAGCGGCTGCGGCTGGTTACAGGCCAACGCGTGGCTTTGCCAAGTGAGTTTTTCGCTGCCGACGACACCTTCTTCGCTGCCGCTTACCTCGATGGCACCGCCGCCGCGCCGCGCGCCGCCATGGCTGCCCCGCTAAGCCGGACCGAAGTGGAAGAGCTGTTTGCCGAGCAAATTGAGGAGCAGAGCGAGGTGCGCTTTGATGCCACCACCGGCCGCGTGGTAGCGCGCCGCTTGCGCCGCCTAGGTGCCTTGGTGCTCAGCGAAGCCAACCAGCCCAACCCCGATGCAGAGGCAATTGCCGCAGCGTTGTTCGAAGCACTAAAGGCAGCCGACCTACGCAACCTGAACTGGACGGAAGCAGCCCAGCAACTGCGCGAGCGGCTGACCTTTTTGCACTTGCACTTCCCTGAGGAGTGGCCCGATGTATCGGACGAAGCCTTACTGGCCGACGCCGCCGAGTGGCTGGCTCCGCATTTGGCTGGTTTGCGCAGCCTAGGTGAGGTAGCCCGCCTCGACGTGGCAGAGCTGCTGCTCCAACGCTTGCCCAACGGTTGGGCGCAGCGCCAAGAGCTCGATCGACTGGCGCCTTCGCACCTCGAGGTCCCCAGCGGCTCGCACGTGCGCATCGACTATAGCGAGCCAGCGGCGCCCGTGCTAGCCGTGAAGCTGCAAGAAGTGTTTGGCCTGCTCGATACGCCGCGCATTGCCAACGGACGCGTGCCGCTTACCATGCACCTGCTCTCGCCGGCCCAACGCCCCGTGCAGGTTACCCGCGATTTGCGCAGCTTCTGGCAGTCGGGCTACTTCGAGGTGCGCAAAGACCTGCGCGGCCGCTACCCCAAGCACCCCTGGCCCGACGACCCGCTTACGGCTGTGCCCACCAAGCTCACCAAAAAGCGCTTCGAGCAAAGCAACGGGCAGTAG
- a CDS encoding aldose 1-epimerase family protein yields the protein MNAYFLENSRCRVTINEHGAELSSFVRHDLGGLEYVWQADAAVWARHAPVLFPIVGRLPEDTYYHLGQAYKLPQHGFARDRVFALVEQSATAVRLRLLDDEQSRQQYPFAFELTIGYRLHETTLHVSWEVRNPATTEELLFSIGAHPAFRCPLQPDGGEAFEDYVFRFDHAVQLERHLLQGGLLNGETETVLDSGTELPLTYELFSQDALVLKHYDFTRVALASRRSERAVQMQFDGFPYLGLWTKAPGAPFVCIEPWHGIASSVGSPTELRDKEGILTLAPGAVFKASYTIEVQ from the coding sequence ATGAACGCCTACTTCCTCGAAAACAGCCGCTGCCGCGTCACAATCAACGAGCACGGCGCCGAGCTCAGCAGCTTTGTGCGCCACGACCTAGGCGGGCTGGAGTACGTGTGGCAGGCCGATGCCGCCGTGTGGGCCCGCCACGCGCCGGTGCTGTTTCCGATAGTGGGCCGCTTGCCCGAGGACACTTATTACCACCTAGGGCAAGCCTATAAACTGCCGCAGCACGGTTTCGCCCGCGACCGTGTTTTCGCGCTAGTGGAGCAGTCGGCTACGGCCGTACGCCTGCGCCTCCTCGACGACGAGCAGAGCCGCCAGCAATACCCTTTTGCTTTTGAGTTGACCATCGGCTACCGCCTGCACGAAACTACCCTGCACGTGAGCTGGGAGGTGCGCAACCCCGCCACCACCGAGGAGTTGCTGTTCAGCATTGGCGCGCACCCAGCCTTCCGCTGCCCGTTGCAACCCGATGGCGGCGAGGCGTTCGAGGATTACGTTTTTCGCTTCGATCATGCGGTGCAGCTCGAGCGGCATTTGCTGCAAGGCGGCCTGCTGAACGGCGAAACCGAAACCGTGCTCGACAGCGGCACCGAGTTGCCGCTTACCTACGAGCTGTTCAGCCAAGATGCGCTGGTGCTCAAGCACTACGATTTCACGCGCGTGGCCCTGGCCAGCCGCCGCTCCGAGCGCGCCGTGCAGATGCAGTTCGATGGCTTTCCGTACCTAGGGCTCTGGACCAAGGCCCCCGGCGCGCCGTTTGTGTGCATCGAGCCGTGGCACGGCATTGCCAGCTCAGTAGGTTCGCCTACCGAGCTGCGCGACAAAGAAGGCATCCTCACGCTGGCCCCGGGCGCGGTATTCAAGGCCAGCTACACCATCGAGGTGCAGTAG
- the guaB gene encoding IMP dehydrogenase, producing MAAEPAAKIAFEALTYDDVLLLPAYSEVLPRDADTRTRLTRRIQLNIPFISAAMDTVTEADLAIAMAQEGGIGIVHKNMSIRAQAELVRRVKRSESGMVLDPLTLSEQATLADAQKLMRDNKIGGIPIVDGDRRLRGILTSRDMRFEKDFTRSVTAVMTPAERLITTPVGTDLTQAETILQNNRVEKLPVVDADGRLQGLITYRDIRKRRSRPRSCKDEFGRLRVGAAVGVTPDTLERVKALVDAGVDVISIDTAHGHSKGVLDMVRRVKEQFPNLELIAGNVATAAGARALADAGADAVKVGVGPGSICTTRIIAGIGVPQLSAVMEAVRGLEGTDVPVIADGGIKFSGDAVKALAGGASSIMIGSMLAGTEEAPGEVIIYEGRKFKTYRGMGSVEAMEEGSKDRYFQDAEDDVKKLVPEGIVGRVPFKGGVAEVLYQLVGGLRAGMGYVGAADVPTLQQAQLVRITGAGLRESHPHDVQITREAPNYSSR from the coding sequence ATGGCCGCCGAACCTGCCGCCAAGATTGCCTTCGAGGCGCTGACCTACGACGACGTACTGCTGCTACCTGCCTACTCGGAGGTATTGCCCCGCGACGCCGACACCCGTACCCGCCTCACCCGCCGCATTCAGCTGAACATCCCGTTCATCTCGGCCGCCATGGACACCGTTACCGAAGCCGACTTGGCCATTGCCATGGCGCAGGAGGGCGGCATTGGCATCGTGCACAAAAACATGAGCATTCGGGCGCAGGCCGAGCTGGTGCGCCGCGTAAAGCGCTCCGAAAGCGGCATGGTGCTCGATCCGCTCACGCTCAGCGAGCAGGCTACCTTGGCCGATGCGCAAAAGCTGATGCGCGACAACAAGATTGGTGGCATCCCAATTGTCGACGGCGACCGGCGCTTGCGCGGCATCCTTACCTCGCGCGATATGCGCTTCGAGAAGGATTTTACGCGCTCGGTAACCGCCGTCATGACGCCGGCTGAGCGCCTCATTACCACCCCCGTGGGCACCGACCTGACACAGGCCGAAACCATTTTGCAGAACAACCGCGTGGAGAAGCTACCCGTGGTTGATGCCGACGGGCGTCTGCAGGGCCTCATCACCTACCGCGACATCCGGAAGCGCCGCTCGCGCCCCCGCTCCTGCAAAGACGAGTTTGGCCGCCTGCGCGTAGGTGCCGCCGTGGGCGTAACGCCCGATACACTGGAGCGCGTGAAAGCCTTGGTTGACGCCGGCGTCGACGTAATCAGCATCGACACGGCCCACGGCCACTCCAAAGGCGTGCTGGATATGGTGCGCCGCGTGAAAGAGCAATTCCCAAACCTCGAGCTGATTGCCGGCAACGTGGCCACCGCCGCCGGCGCACGAGCCCTGGCCGATGCCGGCGCCGATGCCGTGAAAGTGGGCGTAGGCCCCGGCTCGATCTGCACTACGCGCATTATTGCCGGCATTGGCGTGCCGCAGCTTTCGGCCGTAATGGAAGCCGTCCGCGGCCTCGAAGGCACCGACGTACCGGTTATTGCCGACGGCGGCATCAAGTTTTCGGGCGATGCGGTGAAAGCACTGGCCGGCGGCGCCTCCTCTATCATGATTGGCTCGATGCTGGCCGGCACCGAGGAAGCGCCCGGCGAGGTCATCATCTACGAAGGCCGCAAGTTTAAAACCTACCGCGGCATGGGCTCGGTAGAGGCCATGGAAGAAGGCTCGAAGGACCGCTACTTCCAGGACGCCGAAGACGACGTAAAAAAGCTCGTGCCCGAGGGCATTGTGGGCCGCGTGCCGTTTAAGGGCGGTGTGGCCGAAGTGCTGTACCAACTGGTGGGCGGCCTGCGCGCCGGCATGGGCTACGTGGGCGCCGCCGATGTGCCCACGCTGCAGCAAGCCCAACTGGTGCGCATTACCGGCGCGGGCCTGCGCGAGTCGCACCCCCACGACGTGCAGATTACCCGCGAAGCGCCCAACTACAGCTCGCGCTAA